The DNA segment GACGCTCCGGCCTGATGCCGCGTGCATGTTCGCGCTCGATAAGCGCACCCACCTGTACAAGCGACTCCTCGATGCCCGCACTGTCCGCACGGGTCGGGAAGTCCATGCCGACGATGTCGTACCAGGCGCGCATGCGCACGCCGTTGTTGATGGTCACCGCGCGCACCGGCGCATGCGGAAACACGAAACGCAGCGCGGGCCAGCCGGGTCGCACGAGTTCGGGCACGATCGGCGCGAAGTCATGGCCGTCGGCGCCCAGGCCGTGCAGCCACAGCACGGACCATTGCGGGGAAGGACCGGTGTCCTGTTCGACAGTGTCGAGAAGCGGGTCGGGGGTCGTCATGCCGCCATTCTCGCCGCAGTGCCACGTGGAAACCAATCAGTCCGCGCCACCCTCCGCGTCCGCGGGCAACCGGAACCGCACCGTGCGCTGCGAGGCATGCGCCTGTCCGCTCGGTTCGAAACGCCAGCGCTGCGCCACCGCCAGCGCGGACGCGTCGAACAGCCCGGCAGGTGACGACGACAGCAGGCGCACGTCGCGCACGCTGCCATCGGGCTGGATGGTGAAGGCCACGTCCGCCTGCCCTTCGATGCGCGCGCGCAAGGCGGGCAATGGGTAGCGCGGCTGGGCGTCCTGTATCAGGCGAGGCGTGCGGATCATCGGCGCGGCACGGGCGGCCGCAGGTAACGGAGGAGGCATCTCGGCCATGACCGGCGCTGGCGGTGGCGCGGGGTTGGCCGCCGCGGGTGCGCTCGCGGATGCGGGCGCCGGTTCATCGGCCACCGCGGGTGACGGCGGCGCGGTCGTCGGTCGCGGCG comes from the Pseudoxanthomonas sp. YR558 genome and includes:
- a CDS encoding alpha/beta hydrolase; this translates as MTTPDPLLDTVEQDTGPSPQWSVLWLHGLGADGHDFAPIVPELVRPGWPALRFVFPHAPVRAVTINNGVRMRAWYDIVGMDFPTRADSAGIEESLVQVGALIEREHARGIRPERLLLAGFSQGGAIILSAGLRRQVPLAGLIALSTYLPGASQAASHLAAAATSQPVFMAHGTGDPVIPLVHAEQSARALGDMGFDVAWHRYPMAHQVCAEEIRDLGDWMERRFAL